One window of the Staphylococcus equorum genome contains the following:
- the dnaI gene encoding primosomal protein DnaI has translation MKPFNQIMGDSNDLSKKIAKIKKDVVNDPDVKQFLESHKAELTNAMIDEDLNILQEYKDQEKRYDGHKLKDCPNFVTGHIPELYIEHNHIKIRYLPCPCKIKHDEERFNKHLITSHHMQRDTLDAKLEDIYMDRRDRLDVAMAANQICEKITNKEPQIKGLYLHGPFGTGKSFILGAIANQLKTEKIPSTIVYLPEFIRSLKGGFKDGTFETKLSRVREANILMLDDIGAEDITPWARDEVIGPLLHYRMVQELPTFFSSNLSFEELEYHLSVTRDGTEKTKSARIMERIKTLSTPYFLEGKNYRND, from the coding sequence ATGAAACCATTTAATCAAATTATGGGTGATTCAAATGATTTATCAAAAAAAATTGCCAAGATAAAAAAAGATGTCGTCAATGATCCAGACGTTAAACAGTTTTTAGAGTCGCATAAAGCTGAACTGACAAATGCGATGATAGATGAAGATTTGAATATTTTACAAGAATATAAAGATCAAGAAAAGCGTTATGATGGTCATAAACTAAAAGACTGTCCCAATTTTGTGACAGGTCATATTCCTGAATTATATATCGAACATAATCATATAAAAATTCGCTATTTACCTTGTCCTTGTAAAATTAAACACGACGAAGAACGGTTTAATAAACATTTAATTACATCGCACCATATGCAACGTGACACACTAGACGCAAAACTTGAAGATATATATATGGATAGAAGAGATCGATTAGATGTCGCAATGGCTGCTAACCAAATTTGTGAAAAAATAACAAATAAAGAGCCCCAAATTAAAGGTTTGTATTTACATGGCCCATTTGGTACTGGTAAATCATTTATCCTTGGCGCAATTGCAAATCAATTAAAAACTGAAAAAATTCCATCTACAATTGTTTATCTACCAGAATTCATCCGTTCACTTAAAGGCGGATTTAAAGATGGTACTTTTGAAACGAAACTCTCTAGAGTAAGAGAAGCAAATATATTAATGTTAGATGATATAGGTGCTGAAGACATTACACCATGGGCAAGAGATGAAGTGATTGGCCCACTGTTACATTATCGTATGGTTCAAGAGTTACCTACATTTTTCAGTTCTAATTTAAGTTTTGAAGAATTAGAATATCATCTCTCTGTCACGCGAGACGGCACAGAAAAAACTAAGTCTGCAAGAATCATGGAAAGAATCAAAACATTATCAACACCATATTTCTTAGAAGGAAAAAATTACAGGAACGATTGA
- the thrS gene encoding threonine--tRNA ligase, with the protein MEQINIKFPDGNSKVFDKGTTTEDIAHSISPGLRKKAVAGKLNGQLIDLTRPIDEDGSIEIVTPGSDEALEVLRHSTAHLMAQALKRLYGNVHFGVGPVIDGGFYYDFDMEESISSDDFEKIEKTMKQIVNENYPIERKVVSRNEAKSFFSDDPYKQELIDAIPEDENVTLYSQGEFTDLCRGVHVPSTSKIKEFKLLSTAGAYWRGNSDNKMLQRIYGTAFFDKKELKAHLKMLEERKERDHRKIGKDLELFANNPLVGAGLPLWLPNGATIRREIERYIVDKEVSMGYDHVYTPVMANVDLYKTSGHWDHYQEDMFPTMKLDEHEEMVLRPMNCPHHMMIYANKPHSYRELPIRIAELGTMHRYEASGAVSGLQRVRGMTLNDAHIFVRPDQIKEEFKRVVNLIVDVYKDFNFENYKFRVSYRDPEDKEKYFDDDDMWNKAESMLKEAVDELGLDYEEAVGEAAFYGPKLDVQVQTAMGKEETLSTAQLDFLLPEKFDLTYIGNDGEQHRPVVIHRGVVSTMERFVAFLTEETKGAFPAWLAPKQVEIIPVNVDLHYDYARHIQDELKSQGVRVEIDDRNEKMGYKIREAQMQKIPYQLVVGDKEVENNEVNVRKYGSQDQETLEKEEFIWNLLDEIRLKKQR; encoded by the coding sequence ATGGAGCAAATAAATATTAAATTTCCAGATGGCAATTCAAAAGTGTTTGATAAAGGTACAACTACAGAAGATATTGCACATTCTATAAGTCCAGGATTAAGAAAAAAAGCTGTAGCTGGTAAATTAAATGGACAACTCATTGATTTAACTAGACCAATTGACGAAGATGGCTCAATTGAAATCGTTACACCTGGTTCTGATGAAGCGCTAGAAGTATTACGTCATTCTACTGCACATCTTATGGCACAAGCCTTAAAACGCCTCTATGGTAATGTTCATTTTGGTGTTGGTCCGGTAATTGATGGTGGATTTTATTATGACTTTGATATGGAAGAAAGTATTTCATCAGATGATTTTGAAAAAATAGAAAAAACAATGAAACAAATTGTTAATGAAAACTATCCAATTGAACGTAAAGTGGTTTCTAGAAATGAAGCTAAATCATTTTTCTCAGACGACCCATATAAGCAAGAATTAATCGATGCTATTCCAGAAGATGAAAATGTGACTTTATATTCCCAAGGAGAGTTCACTGATTTATGTCGTGGTGTTCATGTACCATCTACTTCTAAAATAAAAGAATTTAAATTATTATCTACAGCTGGTGCTTATTGGCGTGGAAATAGTGACAATAAAATGTTACAACGTATATACGGCACAGCATTTTTCGATAAAAAAGAATTGAAAGCACATTTGAAAATGTTGGAGGAACGCAAAGAGCGTGATCACCGTAAAATTGGCAAAGATTTAGAACTATTTGCTAACAACCCTTTAGTAGGTGCAGGTTTGCCACTTTGGTTGCCTAACGGTGCTACAATTCGTCGTGAAATTGAACGTTATATTGTAGATAAAGAAGTAAGTATGGGTTATGACCATGTTTATACTCCTGTAATGGCCAACGTTGATTTATACAAAACATCAGGTCATTGGGACCATTATCAAGAAGACATGTTCCCAACAATGAAATTAGATGAACATGAAGAAATGGTCTTAAGACCAATGAACTGTCCGCACCATATGATGATTTATGCAAATAAACCACATTCATATCGTGAATTGCCTATTAGAATTGCTGAATTAGGTACTATGCATCGTTATGAAGCGAGTGGTGCGGTTTCTGGTTTACAACGTGTCCGCGGAATGACATTAAATGATGCGCATATTTTTGTACGTCCGGACCAAATTAAAGAAGAGTTCAAACGTGTTGTAAATTTAATTGTTGATGTATACAAAGATTTCAACTTTGAAAATTATAAGTTCCGTGTAAGTTATAGAGATCCTGAAGATAAAGAAAAATATTTCGATGACGATGACATGTGGAATAAAGCAGAAAGTATGTTGAAAGAAGCGGTAGACGAACTTGGTTTAGATTATGAAGAAGCAGTAGGCGAAGCAGCCTTCTATGGTCCGAAACTTGACGTACAAGTTCAAACTGCTATGGGCAAAGAAGAAACATTATCTACAGCCCAATTAGACTTCTTGTTACCAGAGAAATTTGATTTAACTTATATTGGTAATGATGGAGAACAACATAGACCAGTAGTCATTCACCGTGGTGTAGTATCTACTATGGAACGTTTCGTCGCATTCTTAACTGAAGAAACAAAAGGTGCATTCCCTGCATGGTTAGCACCAAAACAAGTAGAAATTATACCTGTTAACGTTGATTTACATTATGATTATGCTAGACACATTCAAGACGAGCTTAAATCTCAAGGTGTAAGAGTTGAAATTGATGATCGTAATGAAAAAATGGGTTATAAAATTAGAGAAGCACAAATGCAAAAAATACCTTACCAACTCGTTGTAGGGGACAAAGAAGTAGAAAACAATGAAGTAAATGTACGAAAATATGGTTCCCAAGATCAAGAAACGTTAGAAAAAGAAGAATTCATTTGGAATTTACTCGATGAGATTAGATTGAAAAAACAAAGATAG